From one Marmota flaviventris isolate mMarFla1 chromosome 1, mMarFla1.hap1, whole genome shotgun sequence genomic stretch:
- the Klrg2 gene encoding killer cell lectin-like receptor subfamily G member 2, which translates to MERTQEASGGGQAEAGFPKEPLGSQIPGPAQPHVPAEAQQPESPESSPSLAPVVKEAAGAGQDLPDEKKLPPPRPGLLRVPPLSLGYGAFRRLGSVSREPPSPGPSSAEEPRDGEATGCELVPWSTPGEQAPGPWAPMELQVDVRVKPVGAATGSRAPSPAPSTRFLTVPVPESPAFSRRSCTLQRAPSPGVTLGRCSPLAATQTERDHHVERQDSPAEGRPGSPTCRCRCQEQGLGKEDAALLQRAGMDGKKLPRAITLIGLPMYMKSLRWALAVMAVLLAVSTVTIVALASRAGARCRPCPQDWIWSREHCYYLSSEAQDWEASQAFCLAHHATLPLLSHTQDFLSRYQITKRSWVGARRGPQGWHWTDGTPLPTQLLPEEGEDNPDLSCGVLEEGQLLALDCSSPRPWICAKETK; encoded by the exons ATGGAGCGTACGCAGGAGGCCTCGGGAGGAGGCCAAGCCGAGGCTGGCTTCCCAAAGGAGCCCTTGGGAAGCCAGATCCCCGGGCCAGCTCAGCCGCACGTCCCCGCGGAGGCGCAACAGCCTGAGAGTCCCGAAAGCAGCCCGAGCCTGGCCCCGGTCGTGAAGGAGGCAGCGGGCGCGGGCCAGGACCTTCCAGATGAGAAGAAGCTGCCTCCCCCTCGCCCCGGGCTCCTGAGGGTACCGCCACTCAGCCTGGGTTACGGTGCCTTCCGCCGCCTGGGGTCAGTCAGCCGCGAGCCGCCGTCGCCTGGCCCCTCCTCGGCGGAAGAACCCCGGGATGGCGAAGCAACTGGATGCGAGCTGGTGCCCTGGTCCACCCCTGGTGAGCAAGCGCCCGGCCCTTGGGCGCCCATGGAATTGCAGGTGGACGTGCGTGTGAAGCCCGTGGGCGCGGCCACCGGCAGTCGCGCGCCCTCGCCCGCGCCCTCCACGCGCTTCCTCACGGTGCCGGTACCGGAGTCCCCGGCCTTCTCCCGCCGCTCCTGCACCCTGCAGCGAGCTCCGTCTCCGGGCGTCACGTTGGGCCGCTGCTCGCCGCTGGCTGCTACCCAGACCGAGCGTGACCACCACGTGGAGCGCCAGGACAGCCCGGCCGAAGGGCGCCCGGGCTCTCCAACGTGTCGCTGCCGCTGCCAGGAGCAAGGACTGGGAAAGGAGGACGCGGCGCTGCTGCAGCGTGCTGGGATGGACGGTAAAAAACTGCCCCGGGCGATCACACTCATAG ggctGCCCATGTACATGAAGTCTCTGCGCTGGGCTCTGGCAGTCATGGCTGTGCTCCTGGCAGTCTCCACGGTGACCATTGTGGCCTTGGCCTCTAGAGCAG GAGCCAGGTGCCGGCCATGCCCTCAGGACTGGATATGGTCCAGGGAGCACTGTTACTACCTCTCTTCAGAAGCACAGGACTGGGAGGCCAGCCAGGCGTTCTGCTTGGCCCACCATGCTACCCTGCccctgctgagccacacccag GACTTCCTGAGCAGATACCAGATCACCAAACGTTCCTGGGTGGGGGCCCGGCGAGGCCCCCAGGGCTGGCACTGGACCGATGGGACCCCCTTGCCAACCCAGCT ACTTCCAGAGGAGGGTGAGGACAACCCAGATCTCAGTTGCGGGGTCCTGGAGGAAGGCCAGCTCCTGGCTCTAGACTGCAGCTCTCCCAGACCCTGGATCTGTGCCAAGGAGACCAAGTGA